One genomic segment of Zymoseptoria tritici IPO323 chromosome 5, whole genome shotgun sequence includes these proteins:
- a CDS encoding peptidase M28 (Peptidase M28 (Pfam: PF04369) with a predicted signal peptide. Similarity to known glutaminyl-peptide cyclotransferases.): MKLLHPILLLPVLLRSTAAYTPLSDATLRSLPSPDSDFDIETGALLAPILRTRVPGTEGSRAVLAHFVDFFTTKLPEWKLSIQNSTSTTPTSNGEELPFHNLIATRDPPWAEDGDVGRLALVAHYDSKLEPKGFIGATDSAAPCAMLMHAARSIDAALTKKWAQMQAEGAADSLDEEGHKGVQIILLDGEEAFHSWTDTDSLYGARSLAEEWEGTAYGALSTYRSPLASIDLFVLLDLLGSKSPKVPSYFKLTHWAYKLMADAEKRLREVGRFKSSPNHASKAKRRAAAGLSRAAEPMFLYEGGKDDTSYWSGGGVSDDHLPFMARGVDILHIITSPFPKVWHKMEDDGEHLDMDTVEDWALLTIAFAAEWLDLEGYMDAQNESVEREVEFEKSELSNEDR; this comes from the exons ATGAAGCTCCTCCaccccatcctcctcctcccggtGCTTCTCCGCTCGACAGCAGCATACACCCCGCTCTCCGACGCGACCCTCCGCTCGCTCCCTTCTCCAGACTCCGACTTTGACATCGAGACCGGTGCCCTCCTCGCTCCCATCCTCCGCACTCGCGTCCCCGGCACCGAAGGCTCCCGCGCAGTCCTCGCTCACTTCGTGGACTTCTTCACGACCAAACTCCCAGAATGGAAACTCTCCATTCAGAATTCCACATCGACCACACCGACCTCCAACGGCGAAGAGCTTCCCTTTCACAACCTCATCGCAACCCGTGATCCGCCATGGGCAGAAGACGGAGATGTAGGAAGACTAGCACTGGTAGCCCACTACGACAGTAAACTCGAGCCGAAAGGCTTCATCGGAGCAACGGACTCAGCCGCACCATGTGCTATGCTCATGCACGCGGCGCGCAGCATAGACGCGGCATTGACGAAGAAGTGGGCACAAATGCAGGCTGAAGGAGCAGCCGACTCgctggatgaggaggggCATAAAGGCGTGCAGATCATTCTACTGGATGGAGAAGAGGCATTTCATTCATGGACGGATACGGACTCGCTGTACGGTGCGAGATCGCTGGCGGAGGAGTGGGAAGGCACAGCGTACGGAGCGTTGAGCACATATCGATCACCACTGGCGTCGATAGATTTGTTCGTGCTGTTGGATCTACTGGGTTCGAAAAGTCCGAAAGTGCCGAGTTACTTCAAACTCACGCACTGGGCGTACAAACTCATGGCGGACGCGGAGAAGCGGCTGAGGGAAGTAGGTAGGTTCAAGAGCTCGCCGAACCACGCTTCCAAGGCGAAGAGGCGCGCTGCGGCGGGACTATCGCGAGCTGCAGAGCCGATGTTCTTGTATGAGGGCGGGAAGGATGATACGAGTTATTGGTCCGGAGGAGGCGTGTCGGACGATCATCTACCGTTCATGGCGAGAGGGGTGGACATTTTGCATATCATCACGAGTCCGTTTCCGAAAGTGTGGCATAAAATGGAGGACGATGGGGAGCATTTGGATATGGATACGGTGGAGGACTGGGCGTTGTTGACGATTGCATTTGCGGCGGAGTGGCTGGATCTGGAGGGATACATGGATGCGCAAAACGAGtcggtggagagggaggtagAGTTCGAAAAGTCTGAGCT ATCGAATGAAGATCGATGA
- a CDS encoding peptidase M24 (Peptidase M24A, methionine aminopeptidase. Seems to lack a signal peptide.) — protein sequence MDQAPAQEIVVEKTKQCEGADCDKDAGTLQCPTCQKIGKESFFCSQDCFKRNWSTHKTIHKAQNSMLSNIITPSVVSLPDADGHFNPFPAYPFTGPLRPVYPLSPRSAVPDRIKLPDYAKNGIPKSEQTLSRNRIKILNKEEQEGMRKVCRLAREVLDIAAQAVKPGVTTDQIDKIVHDACMERDSYPSPLNYCHFPKSVCTSVNEVICHGIPDHRPLKDGDILNIDVTLYHGGFHGDLNETYYVGESGHLDPDNVRVVEASRDALDEAIKQVKPGALFRDYGNTIEKVAKSRNCQVVKTYCGHGINQLFHCAPNVPHYAKNKAFGEAKPGMCFTIEPMITIGSYRDKTWPDDWTSVTSDGSRTAQFEHTLLVTETGVEVLTARFEDSPGGKVQMPEGYGIDGKKIEAATNGTNGTNGSA from the exons ATGGACCAGGCACCGGCGCAAGAGATCGTGGTGGAGAAGACAAAGCAGTGTGAGGGCGCGGACTGTGACAAAGATGCTGGAACTCTACAATGTCCGACCTGCCAGAAGATCGGCAAGGAATCGTTCTTTTGCAGTCAAGATTGCTTCAAGAGGAATTGG AGTACACATAAGACCATCCACAAGGCTCAGAACAGTATGCTTTCCAACATCATCACCCCGAGCGTCGTATCCTTACCAGACGCAGATGGCCATTTCAACCCTTTCCCGGCATATCCTTTTACTGGACCTCTGCGACCCGTATATCCGCTCTCTCCGCGTAGTGCTGTTCCCGACAGAATAAAGCTTCCGGATTATGCGAAGAATGGCATCCCGAAAAGCGAACAG ACACTCTCACGAAATCGGATCAAAATTTTGAATaaggaagagcaagaaggcATGCGCAAGGTCTGTCGACTGGCGCGTGAGGTGTTGGATATCGCTGCACAGGCAGTCAAACCAGGCGTGACAACAGACCAAATCGACAAGATTGTACACGATGCATGCATGGAGCGAGAT TCCTACCCGTCCCCGCTAAACTACTGCCACTTCCCAAAATCCGTCTGTACCAGCGTAAACGAAGTTATCTGTCACGGCATTCCCGACCACCGACCACTCAAAGACGGCGACATTCTCAACATCGATGTGACTCTCTACCACGGCGGATTCCACGGCGATCTCAATGAGACATACTACGTTGGAGAGTCTGGACATCTCGACCCGGACAACGTCCGCGTGGTCGAAGCCTCCCGCGATGCACTAGACGAGGCCATCAAACAAGTGAAACCAGGTGCTCTCTTCCGCGACTATGGCAACACCATCGAGAAGGTCGCCAAGTCACGGAATTGCCAGGTCGTGAAGACATACTGCGGTCATGGCATCAACCAGCTCTTCCACTGCGCACCAAATGTGCCGCATTATGCGAAGAACAAGGCGTTTGGAGAAGCGAAGCCGGGAATGTGCTTTACCATTGAGCCTATGATTACAATTGGTTCGTACAGGGATAAGACATGGCCGGATGATTGGACTTCGGTGACATCGGATGGGTCGCGGACGGCGCAGTTTGAGCATACTTTGTTGGTTACGGAGACGGGCGTGGAGGTTCTGACGGCAAGGTTTGAGGACAGTCCTGGTGGGAAAGTGCAGATGCCAGAAGGGTATGGCATTGACGGCAAGAAGATCGAGGCGGCAACGAATGGAACGAACGGCACGAATGGTAGCGCATAG
- a CDS encoding putative ABC/SMC5 protein (Non-transporter ABC protein belonging to the SMC type. These proteins contain motifs resembling the Walker A and Walker B' motif, and a motif with homology to the signature sequence of the ATP-binding cassette (ABC) family of ATPases. Eukaryotic SMC5 proteins; SMC proteins are large (approximately 110 to 170 kDa), and each is arranged into five recognizable domains. ...), with the protein MPSITPQRREREDDDENSMPSDQGTRSTNKRQRRDVSDEEDADDDETERPLFPDSYRRSPKGKGPNDTQEHKAGSIVRVTLTDFVTYTKAEFHPGPNLNMVIGPNGTGKSTLVCAICLGLGWPPQHLGRAKDISEFVKHGAKKAKIEIELKADPKGDSHNPVITTIINRDGGKSAESKTQFLLDGRKSTKKAVMDLARSFSIQVDNLCQFLPQDRVVEFAALSPIDLLVETQRAAAPEQMSKWHEQLKDMRKNEKIKQSEQQSGIEQLKSMEDRQKSQEVEVGRMRDRTVYLERIGALKKMKPLVDWVMLKKEYTAANDRRKVLRREVKSLKDLAEPKRQAVAMKQEYLTQVTQVSELRARLLERTERDVEVKRSKIDKSQKELEEKEREIKAEKEGGAKGKQDMIKLQAAIRQLTVSMASPPAEFDPAAMNERIRALRTHKRGVQTTLNNLGAELDTLTESRRQIQVTIENKNEEEQSLLSQAGRQTTKLARGSRDAATAWEWIQKHRGSFSGDVFGPPMIECTVKDARLVDAVEQVIGNSELQAFTVTSLADFKMLLNQLQNVMGLSDVSVRVSLGNMASFRAPHSDEELHALGFECWMIDMIEGPEAVLAMLCDNRNLHQTAFGNQPVPDTMEKELERSSISAYATSSKLYNITRRREYGDGAVVTRVTAIKKATALTDAPVDQEVQRQVKRDISENKYKIEQIDEELQGLQAKVAQTERELTQVNEEIKALEQEKKTKQDQDTHFKGLPTKLEGVQNKLDSARESLTHLSARVLKIKEAQDKLSQDIGQQCLDYANAVLGLRDLNFKLFEAEIMRIEAKSDHEQLKAQQADEERLLKERTKEMDEVVEKTAQLLQQVRDDAEKCKRIGETFTPAETDVQREVAEWEPQRLETEIVAVQAQLDLLHGGNENIIREYEQRAKNIDAKRAKLDEVEASLNELTSEITKVRDLWEPQLDHLIAQISDAFAENFAGIQCAGEVGVFKDDDFENWAIQIKVKFRENEQLSILDSHRQSGGERAVSTIFYLMALQSLARAPFRVVDEINQGMDPRNERLVHSRMVDIACAEHTSQYFLITPKLLNNLKYHRNMKVHCIASGEYMPDDHRKLDFGELAKKALAIKGGAA; encoded by the exons ATGCCTTCGATTACGCCGCAGCGgcgagagagggaggacgacgacgagaactCGATGCCATCAGACCAAGGAACTCGCTCCACCAACaagcgacaacgacgagaTGTAagcgacgaggaagacgcggacgatgatgag ACGGAGCGCCCCTTGTTCCCAGATAGCTATCGCCGCTCGCCGAAAGGCAAAGGCCCCAACGATACCCAGGAACACAAGGCCGGCTCGATTGTGCGCGTGACACTTACCGATTTTGTCACCTACACGAAAGCCGAATTCCACCCAGGACCGAATTTGAACATGGTCATCGGACCTAATGGAACCGGCAAGAGCACTCTGGTCTGCGCCATCTGCCTCGGACTCGGCTGGCCACCACAGCACCTTGGTCGCGCAAAAGATATCAGCGAGTTTGTTAAACACGGCGCGAAAAAGGCCAAGATCGAGATTGAGCTCAAAGCCGATCCAAAGGGCGACTCGCACAATCCCGTCATCACCACCATAATCAACAGGGATGGAGGGAAATCTGCCGAATCCAAAACTCAGTTCCTCCTCGATGGCAGGAAGAGCACCAAGAAGGCGGTCATGGATCTCGCTCGCAGCTTTTCAATTCAAGTCGACAATCTGTGCCAGTTTCTCCCGCAAGACCGCGTGGTCGAATTTGCTGCGCTTTCCCCCATCGACCTACTTGTGGAGACGCAGAGAGCCGCTGCACCGGAGCAGATGTCAAAGTGGCACGAGCAATTGAAGGACATGCggaagaacgagaagatcaagcAGAGTGAGCAGCAAAGCGGCATTGAGCAACTGAAGAGCATGGAAGACAGGCAGAAGTCACAAGAGGTGGAGGTAGGTCGTATGCGTGACCGAACAGTCTACCTGGAGAGGATCGGTGCTCTCAAGAAGATGAAACCTTTAGTGGACTGGGTGATGCTCAAGAAGGAATACACAGCGGCAAATGACAGGAGGAAGGTTCTTCGACGGGAGGTGAAGAGCTTAAAAGATCTGGCCGAACCAAAGCGGCAAGCAGTCGCCATGAAACAAGAGTATCTTACTCAGGTGACCCAGGTGTCCGAGCTGCGCGCTAGGCTACTGGAGAGGACCGAGCGAGATGTCGAGGTCAAGCGATCCAAAATCGACAAATCTCagaaagagctcgaggagaaggagagagagATCAAGGCAGAGAAGGAAGGTGGCGCTAAGGGCAAGCAAGATATGATCAAGCTTCAGGCCGCGATTCGCCAGCTGACAGTAAGCATGGCAAGTCCTCCGGCCGAATTCGACCCTGCAGCTATGAATGAGAGGATTCGAGCGCTGAGAACGCACAAACGCGGCGTTCAGACGACTTTGAACAATCTCGGGGCTGAGCTTGACACCTTGACCGAgagccgaagacagatacaGGTGACCATCGAGAACaagaacgaggaggagcaaaGTCTGCTGTCACAAGCAGGTCGGCAGACCACCAAGCTTGCGAGGGGATCAAGGGATGCCGCCACGGCGTGGGAATGGATACAGAAGCATCGAGGCAGCTTTTCCGGAGATGTTTTCGGACCTCCCATGATCGAATGCACCGTGAAAGATGCGAGGCTCGTGGACGCCGTGGAGCAGGTGATCGGGAATTCAGAGCTTCAGGCATTCACAGTGACCAGCCTGGCAGATTTCAAGATGCTCTTGAACCAGCTGCAAAACGTCATGGGACTGTCTGACGTTAGCGTGCGCGTATCGCTGGGAAATATGGCCTCCTTCCGCGCGCCACATTCGGATGAGGAGCTCCATGCGCTAGGGTTTGAGTGCTGGATGATCGACATGATCGAAGGACCCGAAGCCGTGCTTGCAATGTTGTGCGACAATCGCAACCTCCATCAGACCGCTTTTGGTAATCAGCCAGTGCCAGACACCATGGAGAAGGAATTGGAGCGCAGCTCGATCAGTGCCTATGCAACATCATCGAAGTTGTACAACATTACTCGCCGCCGCGAGTACGGCGACGGCGCGGTCGTTACCCGCGTCACCGCTATCAAGAAAGCGACTGCTTTGACCGACGCGCCCGTGGATCAAGAAGTTCAACGTCAGGTGAAACGTGACATCAGCGAGAACAAATACAAGATTGAACAAATTGACGAGGAGCTTCAAGGTTTGCAAGCGAAAGTGGCACAGACCGAGAGGGAATTGACCCAGGTCAACGAAGAGATCAAAGCTCTGGAGCAAGAGAAGAAAACGAAACAGGATCAGGACACCCACTTCAAAGGATTGCCAACAAAGCTGGAAGGCGTTCAAAACAAACTCGACAGCGCGAGGGAGTCTCTAACGCACCTGAGCGCGCGGGTGCTGAAGATCAAGGAGGCGCAGGATAAGCTGTCCCAGGACATAGGCCAGCAATGTCTCGACTACGCGAACGCCGTCTTGGGACTCCGTGATCTCAATttcaagctcttcgaggCGGAGATTATGCGAATTGAAGCCAAGTCGGATCATGAGCAGCTGAAAGCACAGCAAGCGGACGAAGAACGACTGCTCAAGGAGCGTACGAAAGAAATGGACGAAGTGGTGGAAAAAACAGCCCAGCTCTTGCAACAAGTCCGTGATGATGCTGAGAAGTGCAAACGCATTGGCGAAACCTTCACCCCAGCCGAGACTGATGTACAGAGGGAGGTCGCTGAGTGGGAGCCGCAAAGACTGGAGACCGAGATTGTGGCCGTACAAGCGCAACTTGACTTGCTCCACGGCGGTAACGAGAACATCATCCGCGAATACGAACAACGTGCGAAGAATATCGACGCCAAGCGAGCCAAGCTCGACGAGGTTGAGGCGTCGCTGAACGAGCTCACCTCCGAGATTACCAAAGTCAGGGACCTTTGGGAGCCACAACTTGACCACTTGATTGCTCAGATCTCAGATGCGTTTGCTGAAAACTTTGCGGGGATCCAATGTGCCGGGGAGGTCGGCGTGTTCAAAGACGATGACTTTGAGAACTGGGCCATCCAGATCAAAGTCAAGTTCAG AGAGAACGAACAGCTCAGCATCCTGGACTCTCACCGCCAATCCGGTGGCGAGCGTGCCGTCTCCACCATCTTCTACCTCATGGCATTGCAAAGCCTCGCCAGAGCACCATTCCGTGTTGTGGACGAAATCAATCAGGGCATGGATCCACGCAATGAGAG ACTCGTTCACTCCCGTATGGTCGACATCGCCTGCGCCGAGCATACTAGCCAGTACTTTCTCATCACTCCGAAACTGCTCAACAACCTCAAGTATCACCGGAACATGAAGGTGCACTGCATCGCTTCCGGGGAGTACATGCCGGACGACCATCGGAAGTTGGACTTTGGCGagctggcgaagaaggcattGGCTATCAAAGGCGGAGCTGCATGA
- the FUM1 gene encoding fumarate hydratase (fumarate hydratase; fumarase; L-malate hydro-lyase), protein MCREDFSGPEGEKSTTQKASDTVSGSGKDAGKEGQSYLDSAKEAIGMGDKKLATLSATRTFSSTANMGRKESDAFGEIEVADDRYWGAQTQRSLGNFKINQPQDRFPPPIVRAFGILKGAAATVNMKFGLDPKIGKAIQQAAAEVADLKLVDHFPLVVWQTGSGTQSNMNANEVISNRAIEILGGQLGSKKPVHPNDHVNMSASSNDTFPTVMHIAAVLDFEEALLPALKNLKDALKDKQAQFEQIIKIGRTHLQDATPLTLGQEFSGYVTQLEYGIERVQSALPRLRLLAQGGTAVGTGLNTFKGFAEDIASEVSKMTGHQFQTAPNKFEALAAHDAIVEAHGQLNTLAVSLYKIAQDIRFLGSGPRCGLGELNLPENEPGSSIMPGKVNPTQCESMTMLCAQVFGNQAAVTFAGSQGNFELNVFKPVMIANLLHSSRLLTDGMNSFRENLVVGLEANEAKISAILKESLMLVTCLNPVIGYDMASKVAKNAHKKGITLKESAMELEALSSEKFDEIVRPELMIAPKEKK, encoded by the exons CCAG AGGGCGAGAAGTCCACCACCCAGAAGGCATCCGACACCGTCAGCGGTAGCGGCAAGGACGCTGGCAAGGAGGGCCAGTCCTACTTGGACTCCGCAAAGGAGGCCATCGGCATGGGAGACA AGAA ACTCGCAACTCTCTCCGCAACACGAAcattctcctccaccgcaaaCATGGGACGCAAGGAGAGCGACGCCTTTGGCGAGATCGAGGTGGCCGATGACCGCTACTGGGGAGCTCAGACGCAGCGCTCGCTGGGCAACTTCAAGATCAATCAGCCGCAGGACCGATTTCCTCCACCGATTGTAAGAGCATTTGGTATTCTGAAGggcgcggcggcgacggtgaATATGAAATTCGGGCTGGACCCGAAGATTGGCAAAGCAATCCAACAAGCTGCCGCCGAGGTGGCCGACTTGAAGCTGGTGGACCACTTCCCTCTTGTTGTATGGCAGACCGGATCTGGCACGCAGTCCAACATGAACGCCAACGAAGTCATCTCCAATCGTGCGATTGAGATCCTCGGAGGTCAGCTCGGCAGCAAGAAGCCTGTCCACCCGAACGATCACGTCAACATGTCCGCCTCGTCAAACGATACCTTTCCGACTGTAATGCATATCGCGGCGGTACTGGACTTCGAGGAGGCTCTTCTTCCAGCGTTGAAGAACTTGAAAGATGCGTTGAAGGACAAGCAAGCTCAATTCGAGCAGATCATCAAGATTGGACGCACACATTTGCAGGATGCTACACCTCTGACACTTGGACAAGAGTTCTCAGGCTATGTCACACAGCTCGAGTACGGCATTGAGCGTGTGCAGTCTGCTCTGCCACGTCTCCGACTTCTCGCTCAGGGCGGTACTGCTGTCGGAACCGGCCTGAACACCTTCAAGGGTTTCGCCGAGGACATCGCCAGCGAGGTCTCGAAGATGACCGGACACCAATTTCAGACTGCACCCAACAAGTTCGAGGCACTGGCCGCTCACGATGCTATTGTCGAAGCTCACGGCCAGCTCAACACACTCGCTGTCTCCCTTTACAAGATCGCCCAAGACATCCGATTCCTCGGCTCTGGCCCACGCTGCGGTCTCGGCGAACTCAACCTGCCCGAGAACGAGCCCGGTTCCTCCATCATGCCCGGCAAAGTGAACCCAACCCAATGCGAGTCCATGACCATGCTTTGCGCGCAAGTTTTCGGCAACCAAGCCGCCGTGACCTTCGCCGGCTCGCAAGGAAACTTCGAACTCAACGTCTTCAAGCCTGTCATGATCGCCAACCTCTTGCACTCCTCCCGTCTGCTCACCGACGGCATGAACTCTTTCCGTGAGAACCTCGTTGTGGGTCTTGAGGCGAACGAGGCGAAGATTTCTGCCATCTTGAAGGAGAGTTTGATGTTGGTGACTTGCTTGAACCCGGTCATTGGATATGATATGGCGTCCAAGGTGGCCAAGAACGCACACAAGAAGGGCATCACATTGAAGGAAAGTGCGATGGAGCTGGAGGCACTGAGCTCGGAGAAGTTTGACGAGATTGTCAGGCCAGAGCTGATGATTGCACCGAAGGAAAAGAAGTAG